The Theobroma cacao cultivar B97-61/B2 chromosome 2, Criollo_cocoa_genome_V2, whole genome shotgun sequence genome includes the window ATTGAGATGATTTTATTGGAGGTGAAACTTGAGTTGCATGACTTGATGGTTCACCAGTTCGCTAATTACCTGATTCAGAAAGTTTTCGAAGCAGGCACCCAGGAACAAAGGACTGAGCTGCTTCTCGTGTTCGTCAGTAGCGAACAAAGATTCGTGCATGTTTGCACTGATGTGCACGGGTAAGTAAGAATAATATTAGTTTGTCAGTTTTTGATTGTATAGAATtttttccatttgtttttcctgACTTGTCATTCGAATATTTCAGCACTCGGGTGGTTCAGAAATTCATGGAGCGTGTCTCCACTCCAGAACAAAGATCTATTCTTCTGTCAGTGTTGAAGCCCATTGCTGTCACCTTGACCATCAACCTCCATGGTCATCATATCATTGAACAGTGCTTGAATAAATTCTCAAATGAAGATACAAAGGTAAAATACTACTAAAAATTACCTCATCTTTATATATCCCGGACGTGGTTCTGGTGtgaatatatacatatacttacTTGTGTGCTTAATTAATTCCATTTACTGATCTTACGTACTGATATATTCCATGTAGGAGGGGCGTCCTAGAACAGTTTATAATATATAGTATCGTATATTTTGAATGCCTTTTGATTTGTTTCAATCATATACAAGAAGGAACTTCGCTATGGCATTGTATAGTATAACTGCTGCTATAATATTAGCTTATCTCTTATTTCCTTCTCATGGGAGAACTTTAAAGGCAGTATCTTATGAGGTTTTACTTCAATGTTAGCAAAGGGGGTGGAGCTTGGAAATATTACTATGTAAATATATTGATGGTGGACATGCAAGAGAGGTATTTATTATCAAAGTGTCTGCAACAAACTGCCCGGCCCTTAGTTTGTATTTATGGTGACAATTGTACGTATTCTCAAGTCAAGAACCATTCCATTGTTATTCTCAAAGTCAACATTTTTGGGGGTAAAAGTTGTTTTTTTGTAGCTTTTACACAATTTAAATGAGTCTGAGCAAAAATTGGTGCATGAGCAACCTGTGTCTTTGCATGACTTTTTATTTagtataaaaacaattaatgaaAGCAAAAGATAAACAGGACATGTATGTCTTAAATCATAATAAGGTTTTCATGGGTACTGTTAAGCGTTAATTAGCTGAAGGATTTTATGCATAGATTTCTGAACAAGCATCTTTCTTTGGCAGCGCCTTGTGTATGAAATTGTAGAACACTGTCTTGACATTGCAACTGACAAAAGTGGCTGTTGTGTATTGCAACAATGCTTGGCACATGCCAAAGCAGAAGCCAGGGAGCGTTTGCTGGCTGAAATTACTGCAAATGCCTTCGTTCTTTCTGAGCATCCTTACGGGTTTGTTTTGCTAAATCTTCTTCTTATTTAAAGTACGCAGCATATGAATAAGAAACGTATTCCTTCTGTCTCGGCTATGAAGTGTAATTAATAAGTCATAATATCAACATTTTGGatgatttatataatatatatggtTAATATCATATCTACTTgtgtatttttatttcatagcAACAGTAATGAGATTTATATACTAAGtactatttatatttatattttccaGGAACTATGTCGTGCAATATGTACTTGGAATGAAGGTACCCCATGTGACATCAAATCTGATAGAGCAGCTTCGAGGGTGTTATGTTACTCTTTCCATGAATAAGTATGGCAGCAATGTGGTTGAGAAATGTTTGAAAGATGCTGGAGAAGAGCATTCTGCCAGGATTATCACAGAGATTATCCATGATCCAGACTTCTTAAAGGTTCTTCAGGATCCCTTCGGGAACTATGTTGTTCAATCAGCCTTGAATGTTTCTAAGGTCACCTTTTCAATCATCACTTcttgatttaattttcatatgcATACTTGCACTTAGAGCAATTGAGTTTTGAGAAGACTAAAACTCAAATAATGGGTATATAtgttaattctttttaattattgaggAGCTCTTtgaccctttttcttttgttaaaagCAGGGAGATCTCCACAATACTCTTGTTCAATTCATCCAACATCACTATCCCTTTCTCCACAGCCATCTGTTTGGGAAAAAGGTGTTGGCCCGAACCAAAGAGCGGAAGAACCGTGTATAAGTAGCATTGTACGCTGTAAGGATAAGCTAAAGAAACAAGTAAAAACTGCTTCTAGTGTCTCCATCTCGCACTCGGCTGCGTCTTCAGCAGTGGCACCTGGGCTTCTGTCATGACAATGTTGTCACTTGTTAGGATTTCTAGTTTTGGAAACTAATAAAAACCAATTGATACAATTTGTTTTTAGGATGCTTTAGTCGTCGGTCGTTGTTGTCTGCGTACTGTCTGTCGTTTCGGTTTAGGGTGGGTGAGCACCAGGTATACTAGAAACAGGTACTGTATTAATTTCCTATCCAGGCACTGACATTGTTTTATGGTGCTCCCTTAGTTTGTTGCTTGTTATATATTATCTTTTGTCTGTGAATCTATTCCAACGTGCATGATTTTAGTAATCAGATTTTTGTTTCCTGTCCCTCTGTCTATATATTGCTACGGTGAAGCCACCATGGTACCCTTAATAATCAAGATTTTCCTACATttggaaaattattatattttcacaAAGCTGTAATACTGgaataaaattttggaaaattaaattttaattccccCATTAAGCCAGTCGATTGCTGGATCTTGTTCGAAAAAATTTTGAGCTAAGGACATCATCAGTTCATCACATGAACATGAAGGTTCGTAGAAGCAGAATTACGCAGTACACAATCTatcaatttttcatcattgTCACAATCGCAAGAAAGAGTAGAAACACAAAATGTTTATAGAGAAACCAAAATAACTGTTTTACCAAAAACTTTTACTGCCTAAAGTATTATCCTAATTATGGAGACGAACTTAAGCAAGTGCTTGATGCTTTGATGCCACCATGTTACCACCCAAAGGGATGTTGTGATGtaaaccaaaaacaaagaaaatatttcCTTTGTAAAAACATAGATCATAGGacaaaataacaacaaaactccatcaaaaattttaatgtaatGTAAAGCAAATGACTGtcatttgcttatagtagtAGTAGGTGGAATGATAATGAATCCTATTCACTTCCACTGAAACATATATAGAAGCTTACAAATCCTCACACGCTGTTCAATCTGAATCGGATGAGTCTGCATTTGAGCTCTGCCGGACACTCCTCTTGGTCTGTGCACCAGACTTTGATGCATGTATAGATGATTCACCTTCAGAAAAGATGACTTGAGCTTTACCCAACCTCTCCTCCAAATCTTCTGTGGCAAACTCGTCTGTCCCACCAAGCTCATCAAATCCAACCTGAAAAAGATACACACATCAAGACAGAGGGAACTATTACcaacagaaaaaaagaaacataattcaattcaaatgtTACGCGTATATACTTTGATGTTCGAAGATAACATTACATACCACATAATCATCCACTTTGGCATTTTTGATAAGGGCAAGTGTAGGAAGAACAACAATCTTCAGCCTCTCGGCCAAGAATGGGCTTTTCTCGGCATGGATTTTTACGAAACGCGTCTCCATATGCTGCTTTGCCAATATACTCAAATGCTTGTCCATCACCTGCAATTGAACTCCAAACATAAGTCGTTTGATTCAAGTTCAAAATACATTTCAAAGTTCAACAGAACCCCAGATTAATCAAAATTGTAACTTTGGCTAATTGCTTTTCGCTTATCGCTTTTCgctttttaccttttcttctttgtttcaaCAATTTCAGCTTGTCAAAGTAAATGTATTCTTTAGCACTTTAAGGGCAATAAGGATTTTAAGaattacaaattaatttttattcttgcTTGTTAACTTTTCAGTATTAGAAATTTAAACAAAAGCGAGTACCTTGCAGGGCCAATTCTCGCGATAGAAGTGGCAAACAACGCGCTCACTAGCTTTAACAATTGAAAAGAAGTCCTTTTCAGCGGGAATCTCTGAGTACTCTCCGTGGCCTAGACCGATCCAACGGCTCCGCTTCTCCGCCATCTTCTTCATTTGCTGCAACCTCCGTTCTCTGATGGCGTCCAGATCGTCGCTGTCGAGGCGATCCATCGCCGCGATCTCTTCATCGATCTTTTCCTCGACGGCCTTCGCCACCGTCAGCACCTGCTTCTCCAGGATCTGGACAGGAACAACAAAGCATTGAATTTAGAAGACAAATTAAAGATTCACACGTGCGAAGGCTTAGGGGAATGTGTTGATGTTACCTCTTGAACCTTCGGATTTTCCATTGTTGGATTAAAAGATCTCTTTGTCTCTCCCTCTTCGCTGGAATTTCAAAATCGAAATGAATTTGGAAAGTGGAGAGTAAGTGAGAGACGGGGATAACTTTCCGCTTCGGGGTTCAGAATATACTGCATAAAATGGTGAAAGAGACGACGCCGTTTGTTGAGAAAATTGGGCCAAAGAGAGTAATATATGAGCCTATGGGCCGATTGGTGATTCTGTAAAGAGGTCGTACTTCTATTGGCGGAATGGAATAGTCTTTCAGGGAGATAGAGGATTAGTTAATAACAATGCCTGTTGGTATTGGCTATTTCAAGAGACCATAAAtagaacaaaaatattaatagataaaaatatcttttgttaatttaaagaattaccatattatataaaatgcattttattcatcttttacaatctctttttttctatCCAACTATCTCTCTCCTTCtctcattaaattaaaatgaatttgaaataaaaaggtttaagttttaattaatattttaaacttaaaaattaaattaaaattttaattataaatttatttatattttgatattttaaaaataaataacaaaataataaaattaatgttgtaactataaatattttaatttaaaaattaaaaattataataaattatatttttattatttattacttattctttaattatttttaaaattattcctaccaactaaatattaaaatagttCATAATAACAATTGTTGCTTTATTTCATTCTCATAAACTAAACTACAtaatacttattttatttttatgaaataaatattctatcctcattttattttttcatgtgAATCAAACACACCCTAATAGCATGTTTGGTTGGCCATTCCCCCTTTATTCTCAATGAATTTtgattcctttttcttttctttttttcagtGTCAAACCAATGACACTAAATTTTGATTCCTttgtttggttgaaaaatAGTCCAAGGAATAGCTATTTCATAGGAATggctatttttcaaaatccttcaaaaccaaggaatagctaataccaccCTCTCCtatggtattagctattccatgGTTGaggaataaattcaaaaattaataaagataaaaataccccctacaagtttaaaaaattacaacttcatttgtgtaaaatattatttttctctctctcctctttctctcacttGATTCCAactttcaataaaatattaatattttaaaatataatattaaaattattaaatacacatattaatatttaaattatcaattattaataaaaaaaattataaattattcctatttaaaaacaaaataaattaaaaataaaataaaataatatcatttaaattagataaacaatattaataattaaatcatcaattattaatatttaaataaattaccaattattaatatttaaaaaataaaataaaaaattaatcataataaaatttaaattaaataaaatattaatatttaaattatctattATTAANataaattaatttttgacaaatctaataaattaaattataaataaataatcataatattgaaatgatcaattattgatattttaaataaattatcaattattaatattttttaaaaaataaataaataaaattaatcataataatatttaaattaaaaaaatattaatatttaaattattaattattaatattttaattaaattctagattattaatttttaaaaaatctaataaaaataaaatgtcatataaataataaaaggtgtttttgtctttttattttctattcttttcttatttcaaaattattgttaccaaccaaacactacaataagtcataataattattcttatcCTATTCCCTTTGTTATACCAAATtaagtaataactattctattttattctcacCTCATTCTATTCTCgcataataactattctattcaatTCCTATCTATTCCGCCAACTAAACGTactataaatatcttaaaCTCGATTTCTATTGAGGGAAACCCATCCATGAGTGAGACAGGAAAAGTTTCAACGACTCGGCATGGGGTTCATCAGTCATGTGGCTTCTGTGTTCTCTTATAACTAGAATTTTGGTAAGCTTATCTAATAAAACTCCTCCATTTTGATATTCTAATGAAAGCTAACACCAACAAATAAAGAAGATTGAAGGTTAAGGATGGTAATACCAACATGTTTTAATGTGATGACACCAAAAATTAAGGATTATTCATTCCTTCAATATTGAAGttttctcttaaaaaaaatgattactGAGGTTACAGTAGTTGCAGAACCCAAATGTAACAAAAgtgtttttcatattttcttgaaaagaaaagtcttCTCCATGTACATTATGGAAGAAGCTTTACATTTAAGTCCCTTTAACAGTCTAGGTTAATTAAGGGCCCATAGACTTGAATTGAAGCCACTGCTCAATGACCTCTAAGAAGAGCCAACATGGAACCATTGACATTGATTTTGAAAGAAGCAATGggatttaatttccaaccaaCTCAGCTCCAAGCACTTAGTAAGTGTTGTTTCCCTCCTCCATTCACAGATAACTGCATTTCAAGAATGCCTCGGAAGGGAGTTGGCAGGCAAGTTACTCACTTATgagatttagtttttttttttaattgagaaaagaggattcaaattttattatttaaatgaaaaatcatatacTAATCAATGAATTAAATACTCATATACGATTAATGAGATTTGATTGATAATGTGtcattgtcaaaattaaatgaaCATTAGTTGTGGTTGATCGAAAGtatcaacataaacaataTGATTGTCAAAGTAGATGTTGTTGCCCCAAAGATTTGTGGGTAGAAACGATTGCATATCTCTTCAAGCTCTGATGTTTGATGTCATATTTTCTTTGCCAGGAAGCACAACCGTAACAGGTTCAAACTTCAAAGTATTCCTTCTTATTTCCAAATATCCTAACACATTATTTCCCCATACAATATAAGCTGAATTCTCTCCATATGGTTTCTAAAGCGTCAACGATGAGTCTGAACGTATTGACTCTAAAATATTACCACACCTCGGAAAATGATTGTACCAACCCCCCAATAATGCCATAAGAAAAGCCACTGTGCAAGAGAAATTAATACGactatgaataaataaatgacaAGAAACAAATTCAAGGGGAAcaagaaatattttcttattataagCACATGCATATATGTCTTCCCGTACAAATTACTACTGGAAGTTAACgcatctctctctctttctcactCTTTTGCTCTAGCTATGGAGCTCACTTCGGATAATTCAATTACAGATATTGAAGGCCTGTTTGAACTTCAAGGGCACTTTGGCGTGCCCTTCTTGCTCTTCTTGTCCCTGTAGCAAGGGCACTCGTGCTTGTTTCCATAAGTTCCTGAAGGCACGCACTTGCACTGCTCACAGCATAACCCACAGTACTTAATGCACCGATCCCACACCGCTGCCTTCTTGCACCTAGCGTCGCACTTGCCCACGCAAAACGCTGCAAcaacaaaattaacaaaaacatCAGACACATTTCGTACATAGCAAAAAGGTTTAAGCATGCAGAGAAAAACTGGAAAGTGTAAAGTTAGGAGGGAGTAAATTGCTCACGTGACAGAGGCTGAGCCATGGCTGGTTCCAAGAGTGAAGAACTCAGAAGAAGAGAGCAAACCAGCAAAGTTGCAAACAAGAGcttcattttttatgttttcttaaCTTTGAATTTGACTCAGGTTAACTATGTAGAAAAGTAAAGTGATCAGTTTCAGGCGACAGTAGTGAAGTGTAGTGGTGCCTGAGAGTGAGAGCTGAGAGGGTATTTATAGTGAAGAAAAGGCAAGTAGGGCAGTGTAAATTAGTGAGTGAGGTAATAAATAATTTGCAACAGCTGGAAGGTTTTGGCGCATTTTGAAGGGAAAGGCCGGTGAGAGGGGACAGTGAGCAGTGGGTTCAAGCACTTTCCACGCGGTTTCTGCAGCAGCGAAAATGAAAGTTGCTTGGACCCTTTGTCCTTTTGCGCCATCAATCAGAAGGGTCCTGCCTCTGCCATCTCTCTGGTGAACCTCGTTAATGTTAATGTAGTACTACGAACGAATGAATTATGTGATTCCACTGCATTCAAGTCTTTTACCTGTCCACTTCCATCATCTATTCCATTATGTGACAATGTCTGATGTTAGTATGGTTTTTGGGTTTTGTCACGTGAGTTCACTGTCCAACCTTTCAAGACAAAAAGAGAAACCCATTTTCTTCAGCTTTCAAGCCAATGTAGCATCCAGTCTAATAAACTAGTATTTTGTCATGTCCTAAAACAGAAGggaaatttatgaaaatactTTTTCAGTGCGAGTACGACGATGCTGTTCGAGGTGTTCTTTTCCCTTCAAAAACCGTCCCTACTTAGTTGAGAATCTGTTTATGGGTTATACTACTACACACTCTTCCAATTTTTTAAATCCCAAACTCAGAACAACTTTTAAGCGCTGTGATTGAGGAGCAAATGACCGTTGACCTCCATTGAGAGCTACTATTTAAAAACTATAGGAAATATTATAACTTTAGGGTCAAAAATAATCAGAAAGAGTACGACTATGTGATGTGGAAAGTTTCACATGAATAGCTGAACTGCCCAATCCTTGAAAAATATCCCTTGACTGTTCTCTTTCTAATCTAAAGAAGATGTgatgcaaaatttcaaatcatcGCCTTTCAGCAGCGTATGGCATGTACAAATTTAAATGCTAAGGTTACGTCTGACTCTAAAGCGTGGCAAATTAAACTTTTGTTTACAGAGGAAAATCTCGTCTAACATGCATGATTTATATGTTGAAGAAAAATACATCCATATAACTTTCAAGTAAATGTCATCAGTAATCATTATCTATCATTACTATTAACAGTTTGTAGCTATTTATCCagcaaaagattttttttttcttaaagaaaaagtaaaaacagaaaataaaaaaaaaaaagattcaaaaaATCCTAAACTTAAAGCAGCCCAGTACAACAACCGACTAAAATAGGCCACAACCATTACGTTGTCTCAAATGTTTCTGAGTTACTGTTATCACCACAGTAACAGAGAACAGGTTTAgttcattttatatttcacAATGCTTACATTAAATATTTCAGATAAACTATAGGTGCTAACCTATATAAACTGTGTTTTCTCACCCAATAGAATAACAGCATAACATGATAAGGAAAAGGGAGACAATGCAGCTTTTTGTATGTACATAAATTAACCTCCCATACTATTGGATGGGCAAGAGCTCTGACCAGGGCAAGATTCCTTGCTAAAGTCGGAAGAAGCCAGCAAATTGACCTGGTAATTGTACACCTTGGGGTTTCAGCATCTTTGGAAGATTGAGACACTCAGGAatataaggaaaaaaacaagatGTAAGATATATACCTTGACAATTTCAGACCTCGAGCTTGGTCGTGTATAGGCAGCTAAGATGCTCATGTTGAAAGCCTGGGAACAAGGATAGTTGAAAttaatagaagaaaaataatgataataattgaAGTAGGTTCTACCATGAGTGGAAACGCCAAGTTTGCAGAAGCACCTAAAAAATTCCATTAGAAGATATTACGATAACCACTAAATACAATGGATTTAGTTATCACGGTCAATCAGCTATATATGATTTGATACGAAGGTTCATTAATGTAGGCAATACTGCAGAAAACAGCCTGCTCTTAGCGTGTTCAGTTCTACCCACGTTATAAATGATTTCTGAAAAACATAGGTTCATAAAACAAAGAACACAACAAAAGCAAGGTGAACACATTAAACTGATTTCTTGTTCAGTATATCAGAGGGCATACACCTAGATATGTAACTCATGTTTGACAACCATACGAAACAAACAATGGAACAAGGTCGGCCAATAACAAGTAGCGCCACTATTTGTGAAGGCTCCATTTAACAGagatcaaa containing:
- the LOC18608044 gene encoding peamaclein, producing MKLLFATLLVCSLLLSSSLLEPAMAQPLSPFCVGKCDARCKKAAVWDRCIKYCGLCCEQCKCVPSGTYGNKHECPCYRDKKSKKGTPKCP
- the LOC18608043 gene encoding thioredoxin domain-containing protein 9 homolog, which encodes MENPKVQEILEKQVLTVAKAVEEKIDEEIAAMDRLDSDDLDAIRERRLQQMKKMAEKRSRWIGLGHGEYSEIPAEKDFFSIVKASERVVCHFYRENWPCKVMDKHLSILAKQHMETRFVKIHAEKSPFLAERLKIVVLPTLALIKNAKVDDYVVGFDELGGTDEFATEDLEERLGKAQVIFSEGESSIHASKSGAQTKRSVRQSSNADSSDSD
- the LOC18608042 gene encoding pumilio homolog 12 encodes the protein MERRDNEDIRWPFIADSPLQNHLLVPSQNYRFRINGSHVPSNPNFQNPDLVQNPSLAQRYSTTQSLPQASERSHECGLENSFGRLNLNVPCNNHSQLHDVNVYLYKMRIDSAVRGQIGMFHERFVGHSNSTSLNAGQDLVGGGAISRSATFPSTPIGNHDFNNSQRRSQSLDELASACPRRLINNPDRQYRGNAWAQNSSSLLSSSMYNHRPVVYPHQRMNYSSLKELKGRICSVARDQHGCRFLQKKFDLQIITSEEIEMILLEVKLELHDLMVHQFANYLIQKVFEAGTQEQRTELLLVFVSSEQRFVHVCTDVHGTRVVQKFMERVSTPEQRSILLSVLKPIAVTLTINLHGHHIIEQCLNKFSNEDTKRLVYEIVEHCLDIATDKSGCCVLQQCLAHAKAEARERLLAEITANAFVLSEHPYGNYVVQYVLGMKVPHVTSNLIEQLRGCYVTLSMNKYGSNVVEKCLKDAGEEHSARIITEIIHDPDFLKVLQDPFGNYVVQSALNVSKVTFSIITS